A stretch of Rhododendron vialii isolate Sample 1 chromosome 4a, ASM3025357v1 DNA encodes these proteins:
- the LOC131321754 gene encoding shaggy-related protein kinase eta-like, which produces MASLQLGPRHPPDHHDPPKLAPPPRRPPDMDSDKEMTSAVIAGNDQVTGHIISTTIGGKNGEPKQTISYMAERVVGTGSFGVVFQAKCLETGETVAIKKVLQDRRYKNRELQLMRLMDHPNVVSLKHCFFSTTTKDELFLNLVMEYVPETMYRVLKPYSDAHQRMSLIYVKLYTYQIFRGLAFIHTVPGICHRDVKPQNLLVDPLTHQVKLCDFGSAKVLVKGEANISYICSRYYRAPELIFGATEYTTSIDIWSAGCVLAELLLGQPLFPGENAVDQLVEIIKVLGTPTREEIRCMNPNYTDFRFPQIKAHPWHKVFQKRMPPEAIDLASRLLQYSPSLRCTALEACAHPFFDELREPNARLPNGRPLPTLFNFKQELAGASPELINRLIPDHIRRQMGLSFPHPAGT; this is translated from the exons ATGGCCTCGTTGCAGCTGGGACCTCGCCATCCTCCAGACCACCACGACCCTCCGAAGCTCGCCCCTCCTCCTCGCCGGCCGCCGGATATGGACTCCGACAAG GAAATGACATCTGCCGTTATTGCGGGAAATGATCAAGTCACCGGTCATATTATTTCCACTACTATTGGAGGCAAAAATGGTGAACCGAAACAG ACCATTAGTTACATGGCGGAGCGAGTAGTGGGTACTGGGTCATTTGGAGTTGTTTTTCAG GCTAAATGCTTGGAAACTGGAGAGACTGTGGCCATAAAGAAGGTTTTACAAGACAGGCGGTACAAAAATCGGGAGCTGCAGTTAATGCGCTTGATGGATCACCCAAATGTGGTATCTTTGAAGCACTGCTTCTTTTCTACAACAACTAAAGATGAGCTTTTCTTGAATTTGGTCATGGAATATGTCCCTGAGACTATGTACCGAGTACTTAAGCCTTACAGTGATGCACATCAGAGGATGTCACTCATCTATGTCAAACTTTATACATACCAG ATATTCAGGGGGCTGGCTTTTATTCATACTGTTCCTGGGATTTGCCACAGAGACGTCAAACCTCAAAATCTGCTA GTTGATCCTCTCACCCATCAGGTCAAGCTTTGTGACTTTGGAAGTGCAAAAGTTCTG GTCAAGGGTGAAGCAAACATATCATACATTTGCTCTCGTTACTACCGTGCTCCAGAACTCATATTTGGAGCAACAGAATATACAACATCAATTGATATATGGTCAGCTGGTTGTGTACTTGCGGAGCTTCTACTGGGGCAG CCGTTGTTTCCGGGAGAAAATGCAGTGGACCAGCTTGTGGAGATTATCAAG GTTCTTGGCACTCCAACTCGTGAAGAAATTCGATGCATGAATCCAAATTATACGGATTTTAGGTTTCCTCAGATTAAAGCTCACCCTTGGCACAAG GTTTTCCAAAAGCGGATGCCTCCTGAAGCAATTGATCTTGCTTCACGGCTGCTTCAATACTCACCAAGTCTGCGTTGCACTGCA TTGGAAGCATGTGCTCATCCTTTCTTTGATGAGCTTCGGGAGCCCAATGCTCGTCTTCCAAATGGCCGCCCTTTGCCCACTCTTTTCAACTTCAAACAGGAA CTGGCTGGAGCTTCACCTGAGTTGATCAACAGGCTGATACCAGACCATATCCGACGGCAAATGGGTCTCAGCTTCCCACACCCGGCTGGCACGTGA